One segment of Streptomyces sp. YIM 121038 DNA contains the following:
- a CDS encoding PH domain-containing protein codes for MTTATKGPDVPSPPRTPVAQPPWQRLHPRMVVVSVSWLAGPAAALLGTMFLARDLLNTHGWIVLGSYIVVAAVQAGHEWVRYRTTRFRITDGEVELHSGLLFRTDKSIPRDRVRSADLTANPVHRLFGLAAVKVGTGQHTGKSEDDELVLDGISRAQAVQFRALLLNRGGPDGGTDAAPALPVPLARLSWSWARYAPLTVTSLAGVLAVVTGGSKLLDTLGLDLTDSRVARDTWDRLDALPVAVAVAAVAAVLLVIGVAGSLVSFAEAWYGHRIEREPEGSLHLMRGLLTSRSVSVAERRVCGVELSQPLPLRAVAAARLTLLATGLGGPAHRFSNPAQLLPPAPLDSAHRVTADVLNEAASPIAEAELRGHPRPALRRRLVRGCLLAPAAAAAAAGAGTAAGLLPWWSGAAAALLTAAFGYPLARDAYRGLGHALSGDYIVVRHGTFVRRTVALRRDRIVGFTGRQSYGQRRAGLFTLTATTAAGKGAVRIRDVDVCDGLCFAEAALPGLVAPFGAPEPSPAG; via the coding sequence GTGACGACGGCGACGAAGGGGCCCGACGTGCCGAGCCCGCCCCGCACCCCCGTGGCACAGCCGCCGTGGCAGCGCCTGCACCCCCGCATGGTCGTCGTGAGCGTCAGCTGGCTCGCGGGCCCGGCCGCCGCCCTGCTCGGCACCATGTTCCTGGCCCGTGACCTGCTCAACACGCACGGCTGGATCGTGCTCGGCTCGTACATCGTGGTCGCCGCCGTGCAGGCGGGACACGAGTGGGTGCGCTACCGGACCACCCGCTTCCGCATCACCGACGGCGAGGTCGAACTCCACTCCGGCCTGCTGTTCCGCACCGACAAGTCGATACCGCGCGACCGCGTCCGCAGCGCCGACCTGACCGCCAACCCCGTGCACCGCCTCTTCGGCCTCGCGGCCGTCAAGGTCGGCACGGGGCAGCACACCGGCAAGAGCGAGGACGACGAGCTGGTCCTCGACGGCATCTCGCGCGCCCAGGCCGTGCAGTTCCGGGCGCTGCTCCTGAACCGCGGCGGGCCCGACGGCGGCACGGACGCGGCCCCCGCCCTTCCGGTGCCGCTCGCGCGGCTGAGCTGGTCCTGGGCCCGCTACGCCCCGCTCACCGTCACCAGTCTGGCCGGAGTCCTGGCCGTGGTCACCGGCGGATCCAAGCTCCTGGACACCCTCGGGCTCGACCTCACCGACAGCCGTGTCGCACGGGACACCTGGGACCGGCTGGACGCGCTGCCGGTCGCGGTGGCCGTCGCCGCCGTGGCGGCCGTGCTCCTGGTCATCGGGGTCGCGGGCTCCCTCGTGTCCTTCGCCGAGGCGTGGTACGGCCACCGCATCGAGCGGGAGCCGGAAGGCTCCCTGCACCTCATGCGGGGCCTGCTCACCTCCCGCTCGGTGTCCGTGGCCGAGCGGCGCGTCTGCGGCGTCGAGCTCAGCCAGCCGCTGCCGCTGCGCGCGGTCGCCGCCGCCCGGCTCACCCTCCTGGCCACCGGCCTCGGCGGGCCCGCGCACCGCTTCTCCAACCCGGCGCAGCTCCTGCCGCCCGCGCCCCTGGACTCCGCGCACCGGGTGACGGCCGACGTCCTGAACGAAGCGGCGTCCCCGATCGCCGAAGCGGAGCTGCGCGGTCACCCCCGGCCCGCGCTGCGCCGCCGTCTGGTGCGCGGCTGTCTGCTGGCCCCGGCCGCGGCGGCCGCCGCGGCCGGAGCCGGGACGGCCGCCGGACTCCTGCCCTGGTGGAGCGGTGCCGCGGCCGCGCTGCTCACCGCGGCCTTCGGCTACCCCCTGGCGCGGGACGCCTACCGCGGCCTCGGCCACGCCCTCAGCGGCGACTACATCGTCGTACGGCACGGCACGTTCGTGCGCCGCACGGTGGCGCTGCGGCGCGACCGCATCGTCGGCTTCACCGGCAGACAGTCGTACGGCCAGCGCCGGGCCGGACTGTTCACGCTGACCGCCACGACGGCCGCCGGGAAGGGCGCCGTCCGGATCCGTGACGTGGACGTGTGCGACGGACTGTGCTTCGCGGAGGCGGCGCTGCCCGGCCTCGTCGCCCCCTTCGGCGCGCCCGAGCCGTCGCCCGCCGGGTGA
- a CDS encoding MMPL family transporter gives MFKALGRFVVGHRWLVIITWLIAGAAVIGFAPSLTTTSDQAEFLPKHYESIQAQKIQEKAFPKGFSPSAIVVFTREDGKALSAADSAKVDKVGKALKAKKYEKVEQVITAPPSPHKKVQTVMVSMADVKAGDKGQQHAVEDMRDDLKPLVADSGLKAGVTGDAATQLDNEEASKEADSLIFLGTIGLIIVLMTIIFRSPTITVLTIVGITLVSQVANGLIATCAKVFHLKADSSVSSLLIVVLFGVGTDYILFLMFRYRERLRLGEDPKTAMISAVGRVGEAIASAAGAVIVCFLALLLSSLSFLVSMGPALAIAIGVTLIACLTLIPAVISLMGTKVFWPSKSWQREPRAARFGALGRSVARRPGRFVVGSGLLMVVLALGALGYKPTFASQEDENSKKESQVALHAMSKDLPAGSTNPSTVLMRSTNGQKLQEADMKAFVSRLKQVKGVGDASRSQLSKDGRTAEFNAVLTMDPNGREAMDIVRGPLRTTAHEQAPPGTETKVGGVTSVFVDINKAVNRDFSVVFPTAAALIMLILGLLLRSVVAPIYLMVSVALGFGATLGASVILFQQIEGQSGLTFFLPVIMYLFVVAIGTDYNILMVARLREEAKEGLGPREATAKSIQHAGPTVAAAGVILAGTFASMLLASDVSLAQIGFAVAFGIMISAFVMAMFFTPALTALFGRAAWWPRRITPDAPHRNEPPHDGYQQPVPAQGGSPYAQYPPHGRRD, from the coding sequence GTGTTCAAAGCCCTAGGACGTTTCGTCGTCGGCCACCGGTGGCTGGTGATCATCACCTGGCTCATCGCCGGGGCGGCCGTGATCGGCTTCGCGCCGTCGCTGACCACCACATCCGACCAAGCAGAGTTCCTTCCCAAGCACTACGAGTCGATCCAGGCCCAGAAGATCCAGGAGAAGGCGTTCCCCAAGGGCTTCAGCCCCTCGGCGATCGTGGTGTTCACGCGGGAGGACGGCAAGGCGCTGAGCGCCGCCGACTCCGCGAAGGTCGACAAGGTCGGCAAGGCCCTGAAGGCCAAGAAGTACGAGAAGGTGGAGCAGGTCATCACCGCGCCGCCGTCGCCGCACAAGAAGGTGCAGACGGTGATGGTGTCGATGGCCGACGTGAAGGCCGGCGACAAGGGCCAGCAGCACGCGGTCGAGGACATGCGGGACGACCTGAAGCCGCTGGTCGCCGACTCGGGCCTGAAGGCGGGCGTCACCGGTGACGCCGCCACCCAGCTGGACAACGAGGAAGCCTCCAAGGAGGCCGACTCGCTGATCTTCCTCGGCACCATCGGCCTGATCATCGTCCTGATGACGATCATCTTCCGCAGCCCGACGATCACCGTCCTCACCATCGTCGGGATCACGCTGGTCTCCCAGGTCGCCAACGGCCTCATCGCCACCTGCGCCAAGGTGTTCCACCTCAAGGCCGACAGTTCGGTGTCGTCGCTGCTCATCGTGGTGCTCTTCGGCGTGGGAACGGACTACATCCTGTTCCTGATGTTCCGCTACCGGGAGCGGCTGCGGCTCGGTGAGGACCCGAAGACCGCCATGATCTCCGCCGTCGGCCGCGTCGGCGAGGCCATCGCGTCGGCCGCGGGCGCCGTCATCGTCTGCTTCCTCGCGCTGCTCCTCTCCTCGCTCAGCTTCCTCGTCTCGATGGGCCCGGCGCTCGCCATCGCCATCGGCGTGACCCTGATCGCCTGTCTGACGCTGATCCCTGCGGTCATCTCCCTCATGGGCACCAAGGTGTTCTGGCCGTCCAAGTCCTGGCAGCGGGAGCCGCGCGCGGCCCGGTTCGGCGCCCTCGGCCGGTCCGTGGCCCGCCGTCCCGGCCGGTTCGTGGTCGGCTCCGGGCTCCTCATGGTTGTCCTCGCCCTCGGCGCCCTCGGCTACAAGCCGACGTTCGCCAGCCAGGAGGACGAGAACTCCAAGAAGGAGTCGCAGGTCGCCCTGCACGCCATGAGCAAGGACCTGCCCGCGGGCAGCACCAACCCGAGCACCGTCCTGATGCGCTCCACGAACGGACAGAAGCTCCAGGAGGCCGACATGAAGGCCTTCGTCAGCCGGCTCAAGCAGGTCAAGGGCGTCGGCGACGCCTCGCGCTCCCAGCTCAGCAAGGACGGCAGGACCGCCGAGTTCAACGCCGTCCTGACGATGGACCCCAACGGCCGCGAGGCCATGGACATCGTGCGCGGCCCGCTGCGCACCACGGCCCACGAACAGGCCCCGCCCGGCACCGAGACCAAGGTGGGCGGCGTCACCTCGGTGTTCGTCGACATCAACAAGGCGGTCAACCGGGACTTCTCGGTGGTCTTCCCGACCGCGGCCGCGCTCATCATGCTGATCCTCGGCCTGCTGCTGCGCAGCGTCGTCGCCCCGATCTATCTGATGGTCTCGGTCGCGCTCGGCTTCGGCGCCACGCTCGGCGCGAGCGTGATCCTCTTCCAGCAGATCGAGGGCCAGTCGGGTCTGACCTTCTTCCTGCCGGTCATCATGTACTTGTTCGTCGTCGCCATCGGCACCGACTACAACATCCTGATGGTCGCGCGGCTGCGGGAAGAGGCGAAGGAGGGCCTCGGCCCGCGGGAGGCCACGGCCAAGAGCATCCAGCACGCGGGCCCGACGGTGGCCGCGGCCGGTGTGATCCTCGCGGGCACGTTCGCCTCGATGCTGCTGGCCAGTGACGTCTCGCTCGCCCAGATCGGCTTCGCGGTCGCCTTCGGCATCATGATCTCGGCCTTCGTGATGGCGATGTTCTTCACGCCCGCCCTCACCGCCCTGTTCGGCCGGGCCGCCTGGTGGCCGCGCCGGATCACCCCGGACGCCCCGCACCGGAACGAGCCCCCGCACGACGGCTACCAGCAGCCGGTGCCCGCCCAGGGCGGCTCACCGTACGCGCAGTACCCGCCGCACGGCCGCCGCGACTGA
- a CDS encoding DUF5988 family protein produces MRGIDHSISAITVNPVHLEGGPSTLSGTVVLAEFPDVICSAEKVKIRHGNGYEHYEFIDAPAASGGARVNSPAYDGDSGPRKLRWVGRTKIAE; encoded by the coding sequence ATGCGAGGAATCGACCACAGCATCTCCGCCATCACAGTGAACCCCGTCCACCTCGAAGGCGGCCCGAGCACCCTTTCCGGAACCGTCGTCCTCGCCGAGTTCCCTGACGTGATCTGCTCCGCCGAGAAGGTCAAGATTCGGCACGGAAACGGCTATGAGCACTACGAGTTCATCGACGCTCCGGCCGCATCGGGCGGGGCCCGGGTGAATTCTCCTGCGTACGACGGGGATTCCGGTCCCCGGAAACTGCGCTGGGTGGGCCGTACGAAAATCGCGGAGTAA
- a CDS encoding FAD-dependent oxidoreductase — MTPAQEPSPALPLLDTAIVGAGIGGCYLAERIARRKESARYPGGGHVALFERTHRVGGRLWTVRMGQGSEAPVADLGAMRLHRGLRRVLDVVARAGLAGELVPFDFGRPENPVHVRGVTLRQHQLADPTRIPYDLGERERGHAPGDLVRHAADALVPGFTELRRTHHEALEQGDAHRAARTAAAFRARRDTAAVGGLPLWHTTYADALRAVLGAEAVALLHDTGGYDVGTSGENAAEQLGLLFRTPPDAEYVTLRHGMQRLPLALCDRFTAAGGSLRLGHRLLRIDRAEPDAARAAAGRGEPPPRYRLTFALEDPRGRATGERLRVHARTVLLALPPGPLLRLAQDGLPFTPRLRADLAAVEAVPAHKLFLLYETAWWRRLGMTRGRATTDLPLRQLWYGGTCPPPAASRGDGPALLLAAYPSGPATASWTAAEARPAAAGTAVGAPDPAAPVPGAATVERAHRLVARMHGLPGLAAPVLARWQDWNRPPHDGAWHVWRPGHDPDTVAPRVRRPLPGEAVHLVSDCWTPDPGSIEGVVSCADAVLRELAGERGGR; from the coding sequence GTGACGCCCGCTCAAGAGCCGTCGCCCGCCCTTCCGTTACTCGACACCGCGATAGTCGGAGCCGGAATCGGTGGCTGTTATCTGGCCGAAAGGATCGCCCGCCGTAAGGAATCGGCCAGATATCCAGGGGGCGGCCACGTGGCCCTCTTCGAGCGCACGCACCGGGTGGGCGGACGGCTGTGGACGGTGCGCATGGGGCAGGGGAGCGAGGCCCCGGTCGCCGACCTCGGCGCGATGCGCCTGCACCGCGGTCTGCGACGGGTCCTCGACGTCGTCGCCCGGGCCGGACTCGCGGGCGAGCTCGTGCCCTTCGACTTCGGACGCCCCGAGAACCCCGTCCACGTACGCGGAGTGACACTGCGTCAGCACCAGCTCGCCGACCCCACGAGGATCCCGTACGACCTGGGGGAGCGGGAGCGCGGACACGCCCCCGGAGACCTCGTGCGGCACGCGGCCGACGCCCTCGTGCCCGGCTTCACCGAGCTGCGCCGCACCCACCACGAGGCGCTCGAACAGGGCGACGCGCACCGGGCCGCGCGCACGGCCGCCGCGTTCCGCGCCCGGCGGGACACGGCGGCCGTCGGCGGCCTCCCGCTGTGGCACACGACCTACGCCGACGCCCTGCGCGCGGTCCTCGGCGCGGAAGCAGTGGCGCTCCTGCACGACACCGGCGGCTACGACGTGGGCACCAGCGGTGAGAACGCCGCCGAACAGCTCGGCCTGCTGTTCCGCACCCCGCCCGACGCCGAGTACGTGACGCTGCGGCACGGCATGCAGCGCCTGCCCCTCGCCCTGTGCGACCGCTTCACGGCGGCCGGCGGCAGCCTGCGCCTGGGGCACCGGCTCCTGCGCATCGACCGCGCGGAGCCGGACGCGGCCCGCGCGGCGGCCGGGCGCGGCGAGCCCCCGCCCCGCTATCGGCTCACGTTCGCCCTGGAGGACCCGCGGGGCCGCGCCACCGGGGAGCGGCTGCGCGTCCACGCGCGCACCGTCCTGCTCGCCCTGCCGCCGGGGCCGCTGCTCCGCCTCGCCCAGGACGGACTGCCCTTCACCCCCCGGCTCCGCGCGGACCTCGCGGCGGTCGAGGCCGTGCCCGCGCACAAGCTGTTCCTGCTGTACGAGACGGCGTGGTGGCGCCGCCTGGGCATGACGCGCGGCCGCGCCACCACGGACCTGCCGCTGCGCCAGCTCTGGTACGGCGGCACCTGCCCGCCGCCCGCGGCCTCCCGCGGCGACGGCCCGGCGCTGCTCCTCGCCGCGTATCCCAGCGGGCCCGCCACCGCCTCGTGGACCGCCGCCGAGGCACGGCCCGCCGCCGCGGGCACCGCCGTGGGCGCCCCCGATCCCGCCGCCCCCGTCCCCGGCGCGGCCACGGTCGAGCGGGCCCACCGCCTCGTCGCGCGCATGCACGGCCTGCCCGGGCTCGCCGCCCCGGTGCTCGCCCGCTGGCAGGACTGGAACCGGCCGCCGCACGACGGGGCCTGGCACGTGTGGCGGCCCGGACACGACCCCGACACCGTGGCGCCCCGGGTGCGCCGCCCCCTGCCCGGCGAGGCGGTGCACCTCGTCAGCGACTGCTGGACGCCCGACCCCGGCTCGATCGAGGGGGTCGTCTCCTGCGCGGACGCGGTGCTGCGCGAGCTCGCCGGGGAACGCGGCGGCCGCTGA
- a CDS encoding cold shock domain-containing protein: MLTVGKVLRFDEVRGYGFIAPDTGDEDVFMHANDLVGEKYLYQEGSVVEFFMERGDKGPKASNIRLVHQSTSHQLPRGGLAARTAAAPGDGELSPADEFTQELTEALLDSVGSLTGDQIKRVRACVLELARDHGWVAS, from the coding sequence GTGCTGACGGTGGGGAAGGTCCTGCGGTTCGACGAGGTCCGCGGCTATGGGTTCATCGCTCCCGACACGGGTGACGAGGACGTCTTCATGCACGCGAACGACCTCGTGGGCGAGAAGTACCTCTACCAGGAGGGCAGCGTGGTCGAGTTCTTCATGGAGAGGGGGGACAAGGGGCCCAAGGCGTCTAACATCCGCCTGGTCCACCAGTCCACCTCCCACCAGCTCCCGCGCGGCGGCCTCGCGGCCCGGACCGCCGCCGCGCCCGGCGACGGGGAGCTCTCCCCGGCCGACGAGTTCACCCAGGAGCTGACCGAGGCGCTGCTCGACTCCGTCGGCTCGCTGACCGGCGACCAGATCAAGCGCGTGCGGGCCTGTGTCCTCGAACTGGCGCGGGACCACGGCTGGGTCGCCTCCTAG
- a CDS encoding M20/M25/M40 family metallo-hydrolase yields MLRRSAAAGITLAMALAGVVAPASFASAAPPAGKPDPRAKAVAAADQATRSGLDSLAKGPEEQYDRHQVVPWGKGLYSVAYERTYRGLPVVGGDAVVLADGKGKVRSVHSATDARISVTTKAKVKAAQAVRTSRAKLASVKKVDSKRLVVRVRKDTPALAWETVLTGKTKAGDPSRLHVFVNALTGKVVDTYDDVHAGTGRSKWNGPSPLAIDTSRSGNNYVLRDTTRPGLQCSDYSGGLFTKATDDWGTGNPTSRETGCVDVMFAAQKQWNMFKEWFGRNGHDGNGRSWPVRVGLNELNAYWDGSSVTIGHNSANEWIAGMDVVAHEFGHGLDSNTPGGANHESGLGEATGDIMGALTEAYVNEPAPYDTPDYTVGEMVNLQGRGPIRNMYDPSRINNDPNCYSASIPNTEEHKAAGPLNHWFYLLAEGSNPGGGKPTSPTCNSKQVTGVGFKNAGKIFYNAMLLKTSGMTYKRYRTATLTSAKALDSSCDLFNATKAAWDAISIPTQTGDPTCEGQQNDFSLGLNPASGKVEAGASTTATVNTSTVTGSAQQISLTATGAPTGVSVSFDPGTVTSGSNSTLKIATTSSAAAGTYPITVTGTAGAKTHTAQYTLTVGGGGNPTPPPDIDVAKVQAHLTQLNTIASQNGGNRRSTGAGYRASLAYVKGKLEAAGYQVTEQTCASGCSAGAGNNLIAEWPQGNADNVYMFGAHLDGVAAGPGINDNGSGSAAILEAALALAQNNPAMKNRVRFAWWTDEEQGLNGSDYYARSLNGTERAKIKAYYNFDMVGSVNAGYFINNLNSAASAPMKEYWTSLNLAPQENVEGQGRSDDSSFQQVGIATSGYATGASATKSAAEAAKWGGTAGRAYDPCYHSSCDTTANIAATALDRSSDGVAYTIWKTSVGDKPAPTDDFSISANPGAGTVEPGSSAKVTVATATTSGNAQQVKLSASGAPAGVSVTFSPESVTSGESATATVEVATGTVAGTYNLTFTGAGQVSHTTTYTLTVPGGGETSWQLGATYAAGDIVTYEGVRYRCIQGHTAYPGWEPPNVPALWEAI; encoded by the coding sequence ATGCTCAGAAGATCCGCAGCGGCCGGGATAACCCTGGCCATGGCACTCGCGGGGGTGGTGGCACCGGCGTCCTTCGCCTCGGCCGCGCCGCCCGCGGGCAAGCCCGACCCGCGCGCGAAGGCCGTCGCCGCCGCCGACCAGGCGACCCGGAGCGGCCTCGACTCGCTGGCGAAGGGGCCCGAGGAGCAGTACGACCGGCACCAGGTCGTCCCCTGGGGCAAGGGCCTGTACTCCGTCGCGTACGAGCGCACCTACCGCGGCCTGCCGGTGGTCGGCGGTGACGCGGTGGTCCTCGCCGACGGCAAGGGCAAGGTCCGGTCCGTGCACTCCGCCACCGACGCGAGGATCTCGGTCACTACCAAGGCCAAGGTGAAGGCCGCGCAGGCGGTCAGGACCAGCCGCGCCAAGCTGGCGTCGGTCAAGAAGGTCGACTCCAAGCGCCTGGTGGTCCGGGTCAGGAAGGACACGCCCGCGCTCGCCTGGGAGACCGTGCTGACCGGCAAGACCAAGGCGGGCGACCCCAGCCGGCTGCACGTCTTCGTCAACGCGCTCACCGGCAAGGTCGTCGACACCTACGACGACGTGCACGCGGGCACCGGCCGCAGCAAGTGGAACGGCCCCAGCCCGCTGGCCATCGACACCTCCCGCTCCGGCAACAACTACGTGCTGCGCGACACCACCCGTCCCGGCCTGCAGTGTTCGGACTACAGCGGCGGGCTGTTCACCAAGGCCACCGACGACTGGGGCACCGGCAACCCCACCAGCCGGGAGACCGGGTGCGTCGACGTCATGTTCGCCGCGCAGAAGCAGTGGAACATGTTCAAGGAGTGGTTCGGCCGCAACGGCCACGACGGCAACGGCCGCAGCTGGCCGGTGCGCGTGGGCCTCAACGAGCTCAACGCCTACTGGGACGGCTCCTCCGTCACCATCGGCCACAACAGCGCCAACGAGTGGATCGCCGGCATGGACGTCGTCGCCCACGAGTTCGGCCACGGCCTGGACTCCAACACCCCGGGCGGGGCGAACCACGAGAGCGGCCTCGGCGAGGCCACCGGCGACATCATGGGCGCCCTGACCGAGGCGTACGTCAACGAGCCCGCCCCCTACGACACCCCCGACTACACCGTCGGGGAAATGGTCAACCTCCAGGGCCGCGGGCCGATCCGGAACATGTACGACCCGAGCCGGATCAACAACGACCCCAACTGTTACTCCGCGTCGATCCCCAACACCGAGGAGCACAAGGCCGCCGGGCCGCTGAACCACTGGTTCTACCTGCTCGCCGAGGGCTCGAACCCCGGCGGCGGCAAGCCCACCAGCCCCACCTGCAACAGCAAGCAGGTCACCGGCGTGGGCTTCAAGAACGCGGGCAAGATCTTCTACAACGCCATGCTGCTCAAGACCAGCGGCATGACGTACAAGCGCTACCGCACCGCCACGCTGACCTCGGCGAAGGCCCTGGACTCCAGCTGCGACCTGTTCAACGCCACCAAGGCCGCCTGGGACGCCATCAGCATCCCGACCCAGACCGGTGACCCGACCTGCGAGGGCCAGCAGAACGACTTCTCCCTCGGCCTCAACCCGGCCTCGGGGAAGGTCGAGGCGGGCGCCTCGACCACCGCCACGGTCAACACCTCGACCGTCACCGGCAGCGCCCAGCAGATCTCGCTGACCGCCACCGGCGCGCCGACGGGCGTGAGCGTCTCCTTCGACCCGGGCACCGTCACCTCGGGGTCCAACTCCACCCTGAAGATCGCCACCACGTCGTCCGCCGCGGCCGGCACCTACCCGATCACCGTCACGGGCACCGCGGGCGCCAAGACGCACACCGCCCAGTACACGCTCACCGTGGGCGGCGGCGGCAACCCGACGCCTCCGCCGGACATCGACGTCGCCAAGGTGCAGGCGCATCTGACGCAGCTCAACACCATCGCCTCGCAGAACGGCGGCAACCGCCGCTCCACCGGCGCCGGTTACCGCGCCTCCCTCGCCTACGTCAAGGGCAAGCTGGAGGCCGCCGGGTACCAGGTCACCGAGCAGACCTGCGCCTCCGGCTGCTCCGCGGGCGCGGGCAACAACCTGATCGCCGAGTGGCCGCAGGGCAACGCGGACAACGTCTACATGTTCGGCGCGCACCTCGACGGCGTGGCCGCCGGGCCCGGGATCAACGACAACGGCTCCGGCTCCGCCGCGATCCTGGAGGCGGCCCTCGCCCTGGCGCAGAACAACCCCGCCATGAAGAACCGCGTCCGCTTCGCCTGGTGGACCGACGAGGAGCAGGGCCTGAACGGCTCCGACTACTACGCCAGGTCCCTCAACGGCACCGAGCGCGCCAAGATCAAGGCGTACTACAACTTCGACATGGTCGGCTCGGTCAACGCCGGGTACTTCATCAACAACCTGAACTCGGCGGCCTCGGCCCCGATGAAGGAGTACTGGACCTCCCTCAACCTCGCCCCGCAGGAGAACGTCGAGGGCCAGGGCCGGTCGGACGACTCCTCCTTCCAGCAGGTCGGCATCGCCACCTCCGGCTACGCCACCGGCGCCTCGGCCACGAAGTCCGCAGCCGAGGCCGCGAAGTGGGGCGGCACCGCGGGCCGCGCCTACGACCCCTGCTACCACTCCAGCTGTGACACCACCGCCAACATCGCCGCGACCGCCCTCGACCGCAGCTCGGACGGTGTGGCGTACACGATCTGGAAGACCTCCGTGGGCGACAAGCCCGCCCCCACGGACGACTTCTCCATCTCCGCCAACCCCGGCGCGGGCACGGTCGAGCCGGGTTCCTCCGCGAAGGTCACCGTCGCCACGGCCACGACCAGCGGAAACGCACAGCAGGTGAAGCTCTCGGCCTCGGGCGCCCCGGCAGGGGTGAGTGTCACCTTCAGCCCGGAGTCGGTCACCTCGGGTGAGTCCGCCACCGCCACCGTCGAGGTCGCGACGGGCACGGTCGCCGGCACGTACAACCTGACCTTCACGGGCGCCGGGCAGGTCAGTCACACCACCACGTACACCCTCACCGTGCCCGGAGGCGGCGAGACCAGCTGGCAGCTGGGAGCGACCTACGCGGCCGGGGACATCGTCACCTACGAAGGTGTCCGCTACCGCTGCATCCAGGGTCACACCGCCTACCCGGGCTGGGAGCCGCCGAACGTTCCCGCCCTGTGGGAGGCCATCTGA
- a CDS encoding helix-turn-helix transcriptional regulator — protein sequence MSEAVDPGWAEFGRQLRFHRRRAGLTQLQLGRRVGYHHSFISRLESGLREPPFDLVSRLDAVLETGGQLATAIASPRQSLCVPGRFLTAPTLFSPIPGADTPGTEVPLAAQQWPARLPAEGLACPLHGTAGCATPDRSSVTDLLNGLTKPYDRASEVVGAEVELLHGLTAVLACLIREAFAQVTDACVTTVERLLRGVARWAEAVNSTGRLPYGQLRLAAQYAQVSGRLRMERGQSGVAMAWFGHGLRWADAAQDAEARATLLSDMCTLVRLDGDAASMLVYAEAIGAVDAKRRWMATLADLYQARAYALSHDADACRRHVSMARRRFARLDDRDRLEAPWLSGAEGVLRLESAIGGALRDLAVMTDDRAVARRAIEATARSYALLPPMMHTTRLLLTLRLADSWACAGDPLAAVALAQPVLKEAVCARELMITAELRGLHSRLAGRWGDLPEVREYRERLWSVSE from the coding sequence ATGTCAGAGGCGGTTGACCCGGGGTGGGCGGAGTTCGGGCGGCAGCTGCGGTTCCACCGTCGGCGGGCCGGACTCACGCAGTTGCAGCTCGGCCGGAGGGTGGGCTACCACCACAGCTTCATCAGCAGGCTGGAGAGCGGGCTGCGGGAGCCGCCCTTCGACCTGGTGAGCAGGCTCGACGCGGTGCTGGAGACCGGTGGGCAGCTCGCCACGGCCATCGCGTCGCCGCGCCAGTCGCTGTGCGTGCCGGGCCGGTTCCTGACGGCGCCCACGCTGTTCTCGCCGATCCCGGGGGCGGACACCCCCGGCACCGAGGTCCCCCTGGCCGCGCAGCAGTGGCCCGCGCGGCTGCCCGCCGAGGGCCTGGCCTGTCCGCTGCACGGGACGGCGGGCTGCGCGACGCCCGACCGCAGCTCGGTGACGGACCTCCTGAACGGGCTGACCAAGCCGTACGACCGCGCCAGTGAAGTGGTCGGCGCGGAGGTGGAGCTGCTGCACGGCCTCACCGCCGTGCTCGCCTGTCTGATCCGCGAGGCGTTCGCACAGGTCACCGACGCGTGCGTGACCACGGTGGAGCGGCTGCTCCGCGGCGTGGCCCGCTGGGCCGAAGCGGTCAACTCCACGGGCCGCCTTCCGTACGGCCAGCTGCGGCTCGCCGCACAGTACGCCCAGGTCTCCGGGCGCCTGCGGATGGAGCGGGGGCAGAGCGGTGTCGCCATGGCCTGGTTCGGGCACGGTCTGCGCTGGGCGGACGCGGCCCAGGACGCCGAGGCCCGGGCGACCCTCCTCAGCGACATGTGCACCCTCGTCCGGCTGGACGGGGATGCCGCCTCGATGCTCGTGTACGCCGAGGCCATCGGCGCGGTGGACGCCAAGCGGCGCTGGATGGCGACCCTGGCAGATCTGTACCAGGCGCGGGCGTACGCGCTGAGCCACGACGCCGACGCGTGCCGGCGGCACGTCTCGATGGCCCGGCGCAGATTCGCCCGCCTCGACGACCGGGACCGTCTGGAGGCGCCCTGGCTCTCGGGCGCCGAAGGGGTGCTGCGCCTGGAGTCGGCGATCGGCGGCGCGCTGCGCGACCTCGCGGTGATGACGGACGACCGGGCGGTGGCCCGGCGCGCGATCGAGGCCACCGCCCGGTCGTACGCGCTGCTTCCGCCCATGATGCACACCACGCGCCTGCTGCTCACCCTGCGCCTCGCGGACAGCTGGGCGTGTGCCGGTGACCCCCTCGCGGCGGTCGCCCTGGCCCAGCCCGTCCTGAAAGAGGCGGTGTGCGCGCGCGAGTTGATGATCACCGCCGAGTTGCGCGGACTGCACAGCCGGCTGGCCGGGCGCTGGGGCGACCTGCCGGAGGTCCGGGAGTACCGCGAGCGGCTGTGGAGCGTGTCGGAGTGA